One Blattabacterium cuenoti DNA window includes the following coding sequences:
- the rpmA gene encoding 50S ribosomal protein L27, with product MAHKKGSGSSRNGRDSKGRRLGIKIYGNQYVKSGEIILRQRGTKHHPGKNVEMGKDHTLYSVKNGFVLFKKKRKNRSFVSVTSENKKKRSNIK from the coding sequence ATGGCTCATAAAAAAGGTTCAGGAAGTTCTAGGAATGGAAGAGATTCAAAAGGAAGAAGATTAGGAATAAAAATATATGGAAATCAATATGTAAAATCTGGAGAAATAATACTTCGTCAACGGGGGACAAAACATCATCCTGGAAAAAACGTAGAAATGGGAAAAGATCATACTTTATATTCTGTAAAAAATGGGTTTGTTCTTTTCAAAAAAAAAAGAAAAAACAGATCATTTGTATCCGTTACATCAGAAAATAAAAAGAAAAGATCTAATATAAAATGA
- the rplU gene encoding 50S ribosomal protein L21, translated as MVYAIVFFLGKQLKLIENKYVYVPHLHEDLGKNIFLNKVFLFYKNGYSQIGTPFLKNINVQVEILQHLKGNKIIIFKKKRRKGYKIKNGFRPLFTKIKVISFLQKE; from the coding sequence ATGGTATATGCTATTGTTTTTTTTCTAGGAAAACAATTAAAACTTATTGAAAATAAATATGTTTATGTCCCTCATCTTCATGAAGATTTAGGAAAAAATATTTTTTTAAATAAAGTTTTTTTATTTTATAAAAATGGTTATTCTCAAATAGGAACTCCTTTTTTGAAAAATATAAATGTCCAAGTAGAAATTCTACAACATTTAAAGGGAAATAAGATAATTATTTTTAAAAAAAAAAGAAGAAAAGGATATAAAATAAAGAATGGATTTAGACCTTTGTTTACAAAAATTAAAGTAATTTCTTTTTTGCAAAAAGAATAA
- the sufC gene encoding Fe-S cluster assembly ATPase SufC, with product MLIINNLHVSIEGKEILKGINLEIHSGEIHVIMGPNGSGKSTLAYVISGKKEYNITKGNLFFMKKDLKNFSTEERAHLGIFLSFQHPVEIPGISVINFIKTAINESRKARGMEKMSAKEILIKSKEKSVLLNIEKDFLYRSLNEGFSGGEKKRNEIFQMAMLDPLLSILDEIDSGLDIDALRIVAKGINCLKKETNSILIITHYKRLLDYLLSDYIIHILYDGKIVQSGNKELSEKLEKEGYDWIKKK from the coding sequence ATGTTGATTATTAACAATTTACATGTTTCTATAGAAGGAAAAGAAATTTTGAAAGGAATAAATTTGGAAATCCATTCGGGGGAGATTCATGTCATTATGGGGCCAAATGGATCTGGTAAAAGCACACTTGCTTACGTTATTTCTGGAAAAAAAGAATATAATATCACTAAAGGAAATCTTTTTTTTATGAAAAAAGATTTAAAAAATTTTTCTACAGAAGAACGTGCACATTTAGGCATTTTTCTTTCTTTTCAACATCCAGTAGAAATACCTGGTATTTCTGTGATTAACTTTATTAAAACTGCAATTAATGAATCTCGTAAAGCTAGAGGAATGGAAAAAATGTCTGCTAAAGAAATACTTATTAAAAGTAAAGAAAAATCTGTTCTTTTAAATATAGAAAAAGATTTTCTTTATCGTTCTTTAAACGAGGGATTTTCAGGAGGAGAGAAAAAACGTAATGAAATATTTCAAATGGCAATGTTAGATCCTTTATTATCCATTTTGGATGAAATTGATTCAGGATTGGATATAGATGCATTACGTATTGTTGCAAAAGGAATTAATTGTTTAAAAAAAGAGACAAATTCTATTTTAATTATTACTCATTATAAAAGATTGTTAGATTATCTACTTTCAGATTATATTATACACATTTTATATGATGGAAAAATAGTTCAATCAGGAAACAAAGAGTTATCTGAAAAATTGGAAAAAGAAGGATATGATTGGATCAAAAAAAAGTGA
- a CDS encoding aminotransferase class V-fold PLP-dependent enzyme encodes MLSQERIQKIRDQFPILNQKVYSKPLVYIDNAATTQKPLQVILASNNYYSTMNSNIHRGYHFLSQKSTTYVEKVRKKIQKFIHAKYPSEIIFTKGTTESINLVASSITSSIKKGDEIIISYLEHHSNIVPWQILCERKEAALKVIPINKDGFLKFENFELLISEKTKIVAINHISNVLGIINSVKKIIDKSHEYGALVLIDGAQAISNLCLNVQNLNTDFYVFSAHKMYGPTGIGVLYGKEKILEKLSPYQVGGEMIKKVSFKKTTYSELPFKFEAGTPNIEGIIVWGAAIDFVEKIGIKNIKSYKKELLIYATKRLNTIDGIQLYGNNDPKNKSGIISFNLSKLHCFDVGSILDRFGIAVRTGHLCAHPLMSFFNVTGMIRVSFSVYNTFKEIDYLFDSLLKTKKFLLKSQ; translated from the coding sequence ATGCTTTCACAAGAAAGAATTCAAAAAATTAGAGATCAATTTCCAATTTTAAATCAAAAAGTTTATTCAAAGCCTTTGGTTTATATAGATAATGCAGCGACTACTCAGAAACCTTTACAAGTAATTTTGGCTTCTAATAATTATTATTCCACAATGAATTCTAATATTCATCGGGGATATCATTTTTTAAGTCAAAAATCCACTACATATGTAGAAAAAGTAAGAAAAAAAATTCAAAAATTTATTCATGCAAAATATCCATCAGAAATTATCTTTACTAAAGGAACTACAGAATCTATTAATTTAGTAGCATCTAGTATAACTTCTTCAATAAAAAAAGGAGATGAAATAATTATTTCTTATCTTGAACATCATTCTAATATTGTCCCTTGGCAAATTCTTTGTGAAAGAAAAGAAGCGGCATTAAAAGTTATTCCCATTAATAAAGATGGATTTTTGAAATTTGAAAATTTTGAACTTTTAATTTCAGAAAAAACAAAAATTGTAGCAATTAATCATATATCTAATGTTTTAGGAATCATCAATTCTGTGAAAAAAATTATTGATAAATCCCATGAGTATGGGGCTTTAGTTTTGATTGATGGAGCACAAGCTATTTCCAATTTATGTTTGAATGTACAAAATCTAAATACTGATTTTTATGTTTTTTCTGCACATAAAATGTATGGTCCTACTGGAATTGGAGTTTTATATGGGAAAGAAAAGATATTAGAGAAACTTTCTCCTTATCAAGTAGGTGGAGAAATGATTAAGAAAGTAAGTTTTAAAAAAACTACTTATTCAGAGTTACCATTTAAATTTGAAGCTGGAACTCCAAATATAGAAGGAATTATTGTATGGGGGGCAGCTATAGATTTTGTGGAAAAAATAGGGATAAAGAATATTAAATCTTATAAAAAAGAGCTTTTAATTTACGCTACAAAACGTTTAAATACTATAGACGGAATTCAATTATATGGAAATAATGATCCTAAAAATAAATCTGGTATTATTTCGTTTAATTTAAGTAAATTGCATTGTTTCGATGTGGGAAGTATTTTAGATCGTTTTGGTATTGCTGTTAGAACGGGCCATCTTTGCGCTCATCCTTTAATGAGTTTTTTTAATGTTACAGGAATGATTCGTGTGAGTTTTTCTGTGTATAATACTTTTAAAGAAATAGATTACCTGTTTGATAGTCTTTTGAAAACAAAGAAATTTCTGTTAAAATCTCAATAA
- a CDS encoding SufB/SufD family protein: MLKDKIISSFSDFDKDFYEKSPYRSMLRRESIDLFRKMGFPSSTDENWRYTNINSVFNQYKNENIFFSEKIIDLEDFNIEKYLYLNEEDSFLIIFVNGQYKYNSFFLEKETFNTTKKKGLIISNIASQEEEKINNFYGKLSYKYDAFNTLNTIFSKDGVYIYIPDNVFLKKTIEILHIFTETKTKSKVMFHHARNLIIVGKYSSVRIVEHHKCLKKHLGFINSVSEIYAFHNSNIEYYKIQDDLEEDSSIMIDNTFLKQKLNSKCSVYTFSFQGKFIRNNLNLYSHGEFSSSHLYGVSLLSGTQLVDHHTLVDHLYSNSISFQLYKNILCEKSIGIFDGKIVVDKWIKGINAFQRNNNILLSDESCIYTNPQLKIFSDYVKCSHGCTVGNLNESDLFYFQSRGISETESRVLLLFSFLEEVLRTINILKLKNLLYRKIKRKLGIYL, translated from the coding sequence ATGTTAAAAGATAAAATTATTTCCAGTTTTTCAGATTTTGATAAAGATTTTTATGAAAAAAGTCCATACAGATCCATGTTACGACGTGAATCAATTGATCTATTTAGAAAAATGGGGTTTCCATCATCTACTGATGAAAATTGGAGATATACGAATATTAATTCTGTTTTTAATCAATACAAGAATGAGAATATTTTTTTTTCAGAAAAAATTATCGATTTAGAAGATTTTAATATTGAAAAATACCTTTATCTAAATGAAGAAGATTCTTTTCTCATTATTTTTGTAAATGGACAATATAAATATAATTCATTTTTTCTTGAAAAAGAAACGTTTAATACTACTAAGAAAAAGGGTCTTATTATATCAAATATAGCTTCACAAGAAGAAGAAAAAATTAATAATTTCTATGGAAAATTATCATATAAATATGATGCTTTTAATACATTAAATACAATTTTTTCAAAAGACGGTGTTTATATTTATATTCCTGATAATGTTTTTTTGAAAAAAACTATAGAAATATTACACATTTTTACAGAAACAAAAACGAAATCAAAAGTAATGTTTCATCATGCAAGAAACTTGATTATAGTAGGAAAATATTCTTCTGTGAGAATAGTAGAACATCATAAATGTTTAAAAAAACATTTAGGATTCATTAATTCAGTTAGTGAAATTTATGCTTTTCATAATAGTAATATAGAATATTATAAAATTCAAGATGATTTAGAAGAAGATTCTTCTATTATGATAGATAACACTTTTTTAAAACAGAAACTCAATAGTAAATGTTCCGTTTATACTTTTTCTTTTCAAGGAAAATTTATTAGAAACAATTTAAACTTATATTCTCATGGAGAATTTTCTTCTTCCCATTTGTATGGAGTTTCTCTTTTATCAGGAACCCAATTGGTAGATCATCATACTTTAGTAGATCATTTATATTCTAATTCTATTAGTTTTCAATTGTACAAAAATATTTTATGTGAAAAGTCTATAGGAATTTTTGATGGAAAAATTGTTGTTGATAAATGGATAAAAGGAATCAATGCATTTCAGAGAAATAATAATATTCTTCTTTCCGATGAATCTTGTATATACACTAATCCTCAATTAAAAATTTTTTCTGATTATGTAAAATGTTCACATGGTTGTACTGTTGGAAATCTTAATGAATCTGATTTATTTTATTTTCAATCAAGAGGTATTTCAGAAACAGAAAGTAGAGTTTTATTATTGTTCTCTTTTTTAGAAGAAGTGTTGAGGACTATTAATATTTTAAAATTGAAAAATTTATTATATAGAAAAATAAAGAGAAAATTAGGTATATATTTGTAA
- the sufB gene encoding Fe-S cluster assembly protein SufB — protein sequence MKKNKKILENFTNSEYKYGFYTPIKSDRIPFGLNEKVIQKISEKKNEPIWMLNWRMESYAIWKKMSHPKWANIIFKVPDFQKISYYSAPKKKLDEKNTELLNTFKKLGVSIEEKSFSGIATDIVLDSVSLITTFQKKLKDQGIIFCSINEALIQYPDLVKRYLGSVVSKKDNFYAALNSAVFSDGSFCYIPKGIRCPMELSTYFRINENRTGQFERTLIIADKGSYVSYLEGCTAPQRKENQLHAAVVEIVALENSEIKYSTVQNWYPGNKKGEGGIFNFVTKRGLCKNNAKISWIQVETGSSITWKYPSCILQGDFSRGEFYSLALTKDFQQADTGTKMIHLGKQTKSVIISKGISTGKAQNNYRGLVKISSRAVKSRNFSQCDSLLIGNQCGAHTFPYISVYNSNSQVEHEATTSKIGENQIFYCNQRGIDTEKAVSLIVNGFSNEILKKLPMEFAVEAQKLLEISLEGSVG from the coding sequence ATGAAAAAAAATAAAAAAATACTAGAAAATTTTACTAATTCTGAATATAAATATGGATTTTATACCCCAATAAAATCTGACAGAATTCCGTTTGGATTAAATGAAAAAGTTATTCAAAAAATATCAGAAAAAAAAAACGAACCAATATGGATGTTAAATTGGAGGATGGAATCTTATGCTATATGGAAAAAAATGTCTCATCCAAAATGGGCAAATATAATATTTAAAGTTCCTGATTTTCAAAAAATCAGTTACTATTCTGCACCTAAAAAAAAACTGGACGAAAAAAATACAGAATTGTTAAACACATTTAAAAAATTAGGTGTTTCTATAGAAGAGAAATCTTTTTCTGGAATTGCAACAGATATTGTTTTAGATTCTGTTTCTTTAATAACTACATTTCAGAAAAAATTGAAAGATCAGGGAATTATATTTTGTTCTATCAATGAGGCTTTAATCCAATATCCAGATCTTGTAAAAAGATACTTAGGTTCAGTTGTTTCAAAAAAAGATAATTTTTATGCAGCTTTAAATTCAGCTGTATTTTCAGATGGATCATTTTGTTACATTCCAAAAGGAATTCGGTGTCCTATGGAGTTGTCAACATATTTTCGTATTAACGAAAATAGAACCGGACAATTTGAAAGAACTTTAATTATTGCAGATAAAGGTTCTTATGTCAGCTATTTAGAAGGGTGTACGGCACCACAAAGAAAAGAAAATCAATTGCATGCAGCTGTAGTAGAAATTGTTGCTTTAGAAAATTCTGAAATAAAATATTCTACGGTACAAAATTGGTACCCCGGAAACAAAAAAGGCGAAGGAGGAATTTTTAATTTTGTTACAAAACGTGGATTATGTAAAAATAATGCTAAAATATCTTGGATTCAAGTGGAAACTGGATCTTCAATTACTTGGAAATATCCGTCTTGTATTCTACAAGGAGATTTTTCTAGAGGAGAATTTTATTCTTTGGCATTAACTAAAGATTTTCAACAAGCGGATACAGGAACTAAGATGATTCATCTAGGAAAGCAAACTAAGAGTGTAATTATATCAAAAGGAATATCTACTGGAAAAGCTCAAAATAATTATAGAGGATTAGTAAAAATTTCATCTAGAGCTGTAAAATCACGTAATTTTTCTCAATGTGATTCTTTATTGATAGGAAATCAATGTGGAGCTCATACTTTTCCTTATATCAGTGTTTATAATTCTAATTCTCAAGTAGAACATGAAGCAACTACTTCAAAAATTGGAGAAAACCAAATTTTTTATTGTAATCAACGGGGGATTGATACAGAAAAAGCTGTTTCTCTTATTGTAAATGGTTTTAGTAATGAAATATTAAAAAAATTACCTATGGAATTTGCTGTGGAAGCTCAAAAACTTTTGGAAATTTCTTTGGAGGGATCTGTTGGTTGA
- a CDS encoding HesB/IscA family protein — protein sequence MVFISDQAKKKLISLMKEEGISNDVSFVRFGVKSGGCSGLSYELTFDKKQKKEDKLFQHENMKILIDQNSIPYLSETTLEYSGGLNGKGFYFKNPNAKHTCGCGKSFSSSYHNKTE from the coding sequence ATGGTTTTTATATCTGATCAAGCTAAAAAAAAATTGATTTCTCTTATGAAAGAAGAAGGTATTTCTAATGATGTTTCTTTTGTTAGATTTGGGGTAAAAAGTGGTGGATGTTCTGGATTATCTTATGAACTTACTTTTGATAAAAAACAAAAAAAAGAAGACAAACTGTTTCAACACGAAAATATGAAAATACTAATAGATCAAAATAGTATTCCTTATTTGTCAGAAACTACGTTAGAATATTCAGGCGGACTCAATGGAAAAGGATTTTATTTTAAAAATCCTAATGCAAAACATACTTGTGGGTGTGGAAAAAGTTTTTCATCATCATATCATAACAAAACTGAATGA